A stretch of Ranitomeya variabilis isolate aRanVar5 chromosome 3, aRanVar5.hap1, whole genome shotgun sequence DNA encodes these proteins:
- the NFKBIZ gene encoding NF-kappa-B inhibitor zeta isoform X1 yields MILDRVIEDSRECLEQEWMNSPMEFFSVCGGSPGSEPASSPSHSGSSGPCSPSSDGEGGSSWPRTQSAEQANGAGRQPKGAFQGVRVKNSVRELLTRMRNQAGHGADDCQLQKPKSPEHYTEIKGIFGQKRTNDFMLDAPAPKKACAYQSSSFLTPPSTPNSGETMDDASKTEMTGDSDLLSLMNIKNESPQVSLNTVRVDWMHTQGQFYQPGAQGFLPDECVQPFSGCSSQHNNDQYQTEVPQVQNVSPHYAGDCNGYPRLENNQDTLNTQGVFDSYAIESYLSLIDSPPEITAEKMPTESVIPPFSLPVHPPCNQFLSQNAVQSSPPVCHTEVNQTNPFQIGKSFFHWQIEQEESKLAMLSPEQLLSQDADGDTMLHIAVVQGRRARSYVIAQKMASLHMLDIKEHNKQSAFQLAVAANQHLIVQDLISLGAQVNTTDLWGRTPLHVCAERGYSQVLQAIQKSASAGNQYIDVDAVNYDGLTPLHCAVIAHNAIVQKLQFSTPATDDLLMKNKAMVDTVKTLLHMGASVDSTDRKSGRTALHLTCEEANLELMSLFLELPTSLVFINAKAYNGNTALHVAASLQSRRAHVGAVRLLMRKGADPSIRNLENEQPVHLVSDGAVGEEIRRVLKGKAIQQRLPSY; encoded by the exons ATGATCCTGGATCGGGTGATCGAGGACTCCCGGGAGTGTCTGGAGCAGGAGTGGATGAACAGCCCCATGGAGTTCTTCTCTGTGTGTGGCGGCTCCCCCGGCTCCGAGCCCGCGTCCTCCCCGTCACACTCCGGCTCCTccggcccctgctccccctcctcgGACGGCGAGGGCGGCAGCTCCTGGCCCCGCACCCAGAGCG CTGAACAAGCCAATGGTGCAGGACGTCAGCCAAAAGGAGCCTTTCAGGGGGTTCGAGTGAAGAATTCTGTGCGGGAACTCCTTACCCGGATGAGAAACCAGGCCGGACATGGAGCAGACGATTGCCAGTTACAG AAACCAAAAAGCCCTGAACACTACACTG AaataaagggcatatttggccagaaGCGGACTAATGATTTCATGCTGGATGCACCAGCTCCAAAGAAAGCCTGTGCCTACCAGTCCAGCTCTTTCTTG ACCCCGCCAAGTACACCAAATTCTGGTGAAACCATGGATGATGCTTCAAAAACCGAGATGACTGGAGACTCAGATCTGCTGAGTTTAATGAACATAAAAAATGAGTCCCCCCAGGTGTCCCTGAACACGGTGCGAGTAGACTGGATGCACACACAAGGACAGTTTTATCAACCTGGAGCTCAGGGCTTCTTACCCGATGAATGTGTTCAGCCCTTCAGTGGTTGCTCCTCACAACATAACAATGATCAGTACCAGACTGAAGTCCCTCAAGTCCAGAATGTTTCTCCACACTATGCTGGAGACTGTAACGGTTACCCTCGGCTAGAAAACAACCAAGATACCCTAAATACTCAGGGCGTCTTTGACAGCTACGCCATAGAGAGCTACCTGTCACTCATTGACTCCCCCCCTGAAATTACAGCTGAGAAGATGCCTACAGAGTCAGTCATTCCACCCTTCAGCTTGCCTGTACACCCTCCTTGTAATCAGTTTTTAAGTCAAAATGCCGTCCAGTCTTCTCCACCAGTGTGCCACACTGAGGTCAACCAGACAAACCCGTTCCAGATCGGAAAGTCCTTCTTCCACTGGCAAATAGAACAAGAAGAGAGTAAACTGGCCATGTTATCCCCGGAGCAGCTTCTGTCTCAAGATGCAGATGGTGATAC AATGCTCCACATTGCAGTTGTACAAGGAAGACGTGCTCGGTCTTATGTAATTGCTCAGAAGATGGCATCCCTCCATATGTTGGATATTAAAGAACATAACAAGCAG AGTGCCTTTCAGTTAGCTGTAGCTGCAAACCAACATCTGATTGTTCAAGACTTGATCAGCCTTGGAGCACAAGTCAACACTACGGATCTCTGGGGCCGTACCCCTCTTCATGTATGTGCAGAACGGGGATACTCGCAAGTGCTACAG GCAATCCAGAAAAGCGCCTCAGCTGGCAATCAGTACATTGACGTGGATGCGGTCAATTATGATG gTCTGACCCCACTGCATTGTGCTGTAATTGCTCACAATGCCATAGTTCAGAAATTGCAGTTCAGTACACCCGCAACAGATGACCTGCTGATGAAGAACAAGGCCATGGTGGACACCGTTAAGACCCTTCTTCACATGGGAGCTTCTGTGGACTCAACA GACCGTAAAAGTGGAAGAACGGCCCTACATCTAACTTGTGAAGAAGCAAACCTTGAACTGATGAGCCTGTTCTTGGAGTTGCCAACCAGTCTGGTGTTTATTAATGCTAAG GCCTACAATGGAAACACGGCATTGCACGTTGCAGCAAGCTTACAGAGTAGAAGAGCCCATGTGGGGGCTGTGCGACTGCTGATGAGGAAGGGGGCTGACCCCAGCATTAGGAACCTAGAGAATGAGCAGCCTGTGCACCTTGTTTCAGATGGAGCTGTAGGCGAAGAG aTTAGACGGGTTCTCAAAGGAAAAGCGATTCAGCAACGGTTACCGTCTTATTAG
- the NFKBIZ gene encoding NF-kappa-B inhibitor zeta isoform X2 has translation MRNQAGHGADDCQLQKPKSPEHYTEIKGIFGQKRTNDFMLDAPAPKKACAYQSSSFLTPPSTPNSGETMDDASKTEMTGDSDLLSLMNIKNESPQVSLNTVRVDWMHTQGQFYQPGAQGFLPDECVQPFSGCSSQHNNDQYQTEVPQVQNVSPHYAGDCNGYPRLENNQDTLNTQGVFDSYAIESYLSLIDSPPEITAEKMPTESVIPPFSLPVHPPCNQFLSQNAVQSSPPVCHTEVNQTNPFQIGKSFFHWQIEQEESKLAMLSPEQLLSQDADGDTMLHIAVVQGRRARSYVIAQKMASLHMLDIKEHNKQSAFQLAVAANQHLIVQDLISLGAQVNTTDLWGRTPLHVCAERGYSQVLQAIQKSASAGNQYIDVDAVNYDGLTPLHCAVIAHNAIVQKLQFSTPATDDLLMKNKAMVDTVKTLLHMGASVDSTDRKSGRTALHLTCEEANLELMSLFLELPTSLVFINAKAYNGNTALHVAASLQSRRAHVGAVRLLMRKGADPSIRNLENEQPVHLVSDGAVGEEIRRVLKGKAIQQRLPSY, from the exons ATGAGAAACCAGGCCGGACATGGAGCAGACGATTGCCAGTTACAG AAACCAAAAAGCCCTGAACACTACACTG AaataaagggcatatttggccagaaGCGGACTAATGATTTCATGCTGGATGCACCAGCTCCAAAGAAAGCCTGTGCCTACCAGTCCAGCTCTTTCTTG ACCCCGCCAAGTACACCAAATTCTGGTGAAACCATGGATGATGCTTCAAAAACCGAGATGACTGGAGACTCAGATCTGCTGAGTTTAATGAACATAAAAAATGAGTCCCCCCAGGTGTCCCTGAACACGGTGCGAGTAGACTGGATGCACACACAAGGACAGTTTTATCAACCTGGAGCTCAGGGCTTCTTACCCGATGAATGTGTTCAGCCCTTCAGTGGTTGCTCCTCACAACATAACAATGATCAGTACCAGACTGAAGTCCCTCAAGTCCAGAATGTTTCTCCACACTATGCTGGAGACTGTAACGGTTACCCTCGGCTAGAAAACAACCAAGATACCCTAAATACTCAGGGCGTCTTTGACAGCTACGCCATAGAGAGCTACCTGTCACTCATTGACTCCCCCCCTGAAATTACAGCTGAGAAGATGCCTACAGAGTCAGTCATTCCACCCTTCAGCTTGCCTGTACACCCTCCTTGTAATCAGTTTTTAAGTCAAAATGCCGTCCAGTCTTCTCCACCAGTGTGCCACACTGAGGTCAACCAGACAAACCCGTTCCAGATCGGAAAGTCCTTCTTCCACTGGCAAATAGAACAAGAAGAGAGTAAACTGGCCATGTTATCCCCGGAGCAGCTTCTGTCTCAAGATGCAGATGGTGATAC AATGCTCCACATTGCAGTTGTACAAGGAAGACGTGCTCGGTCTTATGTAATTGCTCAGAAGATGGCATCCCTCCATATGTTGGATATTAAAGAACATAACAAGCAG AGTGCCTTTCAGTTAGCTGTAGCTGCAAACCAACATCTGATTGTTCAAGACTTGATCAGCCTTGGAGCACAAGTCAACACTACGGATCTCTGGGGCCGTACCCCTCTTCATGTATGTGCAGAACGGGGATACTCGCAAGTGCTACAG GCAATCCAGAAAAGCGCCTCAGCTGGCAATCAGTACATTGACGTGGATGCGGTCAATTATGATG gTCTGACCCCACTGCATTGTGCTGTAATTGCTCACAATGCCATAGTTCAGAAATTGCAGTTCAGTACACCCGCAACAGATGACCTGCTGATGAAGAACAAGGCCATGGTGGACACCGTTAAGACCCTTCTTCACATGGGAGCTTCTGTGGACTCAACA GACCGTAAAAGTGGAAGAACGGCCCTACATCTAACTTGTGAAGAAGCAAACCTTGAACTGATGAGCCTGTTCTTGGAGTTGCCAACCAGTCTGGTGTTTATTAATGCTAAG GCCTACAATGGAAACACGGCATTGCACGTTGCAGCAAGCTTACAGAGTAGAAGAGCCCATGTGGGGGCTGTGCGACTGCTGATGAGGAAGGGGGCTGACCCCAGCATTAGGAACCTAGAGAATGAGCAGCCTGTGCACCTTGTTTCAGATGGAGCTGTAGGCGAAGAG aTTAGACGGGTTCTCAAAGGAAAAGCGATTCAGCAACGGTTACCGTCTTATTAG